The nucleotide sequence GGCCCGTGACTGGCGGCTTAACCGCCCCGAACCCGCGAGCGATCACACCTATGACCTGCGGGAAGCTCGTCACCCCTTGATCGAGAACCCCGTTCCCAACGACATCGGGCTTGGGGAAACCAAGCTGCTGTTGATCACCGGCCCCAACATGGGCGGCAAGACGGCCACCCTCAAGACGCTGGGCCTTGCCGTCCTGATGCACCAGTGCGGGATGTACGTGCCCGCCGCCAGCGCTCGGCTGCCCGTGGTCCGCGACGTGCTTGTTGACATCGGGGACGAGCAGAGCATTGAGGCGAGCCTCTCCACCTTCGCCTCGCACCTCAAGCACCTCAGATACGTGCTGCGGCACGCCGCGCCCGACACCCTGGTCCTCGTGGACGAGCTGGGCAGCGGCACCGACCCCGAGGAGGGGGCGGCCCTCGCGCAGGCGCTGATCGAGACGCTTCTCGCGCAGGACGCGCGCGGCATCATCACGTCGCACCTCTCGCCGCTGAAGCTTTTTGCGCTGGAAACGCCGGGGTTGAAAAACGCCTCGATGGGCTTTGACCTGGAGACGCTCAGCCCCACCTACCGCCTTCAGGTGGGGCAGCCGGGCCGCTCGTACGCGCTGGCGATCGCTCGGCGCATGGGTCTGCCGCCGGCTGTGCTCGCGCGTGCCGAAGAACTCCTCGGTCCCGACGCGGGCCTGATGGAACGGATGCTGGAGGGCCTGGAGCGCGAACGCACCGACCTCGCCGCGCAACTGGAAGCCGCGGCGGCGGCCCGCCGTGAGGCAGAAGCCGAACTCGCCCGGGTGCGCCACGAACGCGAGACGCTGGACGCCCGCCGAAACGAAATGTTGGCAGAAGCTGCGCAGAAGGCTGAAACGCTCTATGCCGACGCCATCGAGCGGGTGCGCACGCTGCGGGCCCGCGCGCAGGAGGACAGCGCTCGTCCGCGCGTGATGCAGGAACTGCGCGAGCTGCGCGCGGCCGCGCAAAAAGCCCGCCCCACCCCGCCTCCCTCCCGTGAGGAACGCGGCGACCCCATCCGCGTGGGCAGCACGGTAGACGTACCCGCCTACGGCGCCCAGGGCCAGGTGCTGGAGATGCGCGGCGATGACCTGGTGGTGCAGCTCGGCGTGATGAAGGTCGGCGTGAAGCGCCGCGACGTGCGCCTGAAACCTGAGCCCAAGGTCCGGGCCCCCCGGCCCACCTTTGCGGGCACCCGGCCGGGCAACTTCCAGCACGAGCTGCAACTGCGTGGCCTGGGGGTCGAGGAGGCGGTCGAGGAGCTGCGCCAGGCGATTGCCGAGGCACACGCACTCAAGGAGACGCCGCTGCGGGTGGTTCACGGCAAAGGCCAGGGCGTCTTGAGGCGGGTGCTGCGCGACTACCTCAAGACAGATAAGCGCGTCGAGTCCTTCCACGACGCGGAGGCCAACCAAGGCGGGCACGGCGTGACGGTGGTGAACGTTCGAACCTGAGTTCGGCCCCTTCATCAAAAGTCGGCGCGGAGGCGTCAAGATGCGCAGGTGCC is from Deinococcus sp. YIM 77859 and encodes:
- a CDS encoding endonuclease MutS2, which gives rise to MPFAPRALNALDFPRIRDALVERSATPLGRERARALMPSADGGRIARELDEVEDALFGVSLSLGGIGDIRELHARAQEGRVLSGQDLLNAAYSLDGAMAVRRAINANSRGPLRDVALGLGDHSELVRRVLSSLDRDGAVRDDASHTLRDLRKRIEPLRNRIRERLAATLEKWADVLQEHLVTIRRDRYVLPVQASRVGQVQGIIVDASATGQTYFVEPAAITPLNNELARLILDEEAEVRRILAELSGLLAQDAEIPMTLATIGELDLIAAKARLARDWRLNRPEPASDHTYDLREARHPLIENPVPNDIGLGETKLLLITGPNMGGKTATLKTLGLAVLMHQCGMYVPAASARLPVVRDVLVDIGDEQSIEASLSTFASHLKHLRYVLRHAAPDTLVLVDELGSGTDPEEGAALAQALIETLLAQDARGIITSHLSPLKLFALETPGLKNASMGFDLETLSPTYRLQVGQPGRSYALAIARRMGLPPAVLARAEELLGPDAGLMERMLEGLERERTDLAAQLEAAAAARREAEAELARVRHERETLDARRNEMLAEAAQKAETLYADAIERVRTLRARAQEDSARPRVMQELRELRAAAQKARPTPPPSREERGDPIRVGSTVDVPAYGAQGQVLEMRGDDLVVQLGVMKVGVKRRDVRLKPEPKVRAPRPTFAGTRPGNFQHELQLRGLGVEEAVEELRQAIAEAHALKETPLRVVHGKGQGVLRRVLRDYLKTDKRVESFHDAEANQGGHGVTVVNVRT